Proteins co-encoded in one Sebastes fasciatus isolate fSebFas1 chromosome 11, fSebFas1.pri, whole genome shotgun sequence genomic window:
- the copb2 gene encoding coatomer subunit beta', translating to MPLRLDIKRRLTARSDRVKSVDLHPTEPWMLASLYNGSVCVWNHETQTLVKTFEVCDLPVRASKFVARKNWVITGADDMQIRVFNYNTLERVHMFEAHSDYIRCIAVHPTQPYILTSSDDMLIKLWDWEKKWSCSQVFEGHTHYVMQIVINPKDNNQFASASLDRTIKVWQLGSSSPNFTLEGHEKGVNCIDYYSGGDKPYLISGADDRQVKIWDYQNKTCVQTLEGHAQNVSCVSFHPELPIIITGSEDGTVRIWHSSTYRLESTLNYGMERVWCVCGLRGSNNVALGYDEGSIIIKVGREEPAMSMDTNGKIIWAKHSEIQQANLKAMGDAEIKDGERLPLAVKDMGSCEIYPQTIQHNPNGRFVVVCGDGEYIIYTAMALRNKSFGSAQEFAWAHDSSEYAIRESNSIVKIFKNFKEKKSFKPDFGAEGIYGGFLLGVRSVNGLAFYDWENTEMVRRIEIQPKHIFWSDSGELVCIATEESFFILRYMSEKVAASQENNEGVTEDGIEDAFEVQGEIQEIVKTGLWVGDCFIYTSSVNRLNYYVGGEIVTIAHLDRTMYLLGYIPKDDRLYLGDKELNIVSYSLLVSVLEYQTAVMRRDFGMADKVLPTIPKEQRTRVAHFLEKQGFKQQALAVSTDPEHRFELALQLGELKIAYQLAVEAESEQKWKQLAELAISKCQFGLAQECLHHAQDYGGLLLLATASGNATMVGKLAEGAEKDGKNNVAFMTYFLQGNLDQCLELLIRTNRLPEAAFLARTYLPSQVSRVVKLWRENLAKVNQKAAESLADPTEYENLFPGLKEAFAAEHYLRESCLGTTRPAKEYPLVTLNEDRNILEEAQGYEPKGTFIPNVPKTQASEESVAAAPVAAAVVAVAAVTSSQPEPAAPTAVVKEEEEEEEEEDEEEEEEEEEEEEEEEVPESQKENLDELEVDLDNMELDDIDTTDVNLDDDFLDD from the exons ATG CCTCTTAGGCTGGACATCAAGCGGAGGCTGACTGCCAGGTCAGACCGAGTGAAGAGTGTGGACCTTCACCCAACTGAGCCATGGATGCTGGCCAGTCTGTACAACggcagtgtctgtgtgtggaacCACGAAACACAG ACTCTGGTCAAGACCTTTGAGGTGTGTGACCTCCCTGTCAGAGCTTCTAAGTTTGTGGCAAGGAAGAACTGGGTCATTACAGGAGCG GATGACATGCAGATCCGAGTGTTCAACTACAACACATTGGAGCGTGTCCACATGTTCGAGGCCCACTCTGACTACATCCGTTGCATCGCCGTCCATCCGACCCAGCCCTACATCCTTACCAGCAGCG ATGACATGTTGATCAAGCTGTGGGACTGGGAGAAGAAGTGGTCGTGCAGCCAGGTGTTTGAGGGTCACACTCACTATGTCATGCAGATTGTCATCAACCCCAAGGACAACAACCAGTTTGCCAGTGCCTCCCTGGACAGGACCATTAAG GTTTGGCAGCTAGGCTCTTCGTCTCCCAATTTCACTTTGGAGGGTCACGAGAAAGGAGTCAATTGTATTGACTACTACAGTGGAGGAGACAAGCCCTACCTCATCTCAGGGGCTGATGACCGCCAAGTCAAGATCTGGGACTACCAG AACAAGACCTGTGTTCAGACTCTGGAGGGCCACGCCCAGAACGTCTCTTGTGTCAGCTTCCACCCTGAGCTGCCCATCATCATCACTGGATCAGAGGACG GTACGGTGCGTATCTGGCACTCGAGCACTTACCGCCTGGAGAGCACTCTGAACTACGGCATGGAGAGAGTGTGGTGTGTGTGCGGCCTCAGGGGCTCCAACAATGTGGCGCTTGGCTACGACGAAGGCAGCATCATTATCAAG GTTGGTCGGGAGGAGCCGGCAATGTCTATGGACACAAATGGAAAAATCATCTGGGCTAAACACAGTGAGATACAGCAAGCCAACCTGAAGGCCATGGGCGACGCTGAGATCAAGGATGGAGAGAGGCTGCCATTGGCTGTCAAAGACATGGGCAGCTGTGAGATTTACCCCCAAACCATCCAGCATAACCCTAATGGAAG GTTTGTTGTGGTGTGTGGAGACGGAGAGTATATCATCTACACTGCTATGGCTTTGAGGAACAAGAGCTTCGGTTCAGCGCAGGAGTTTGCCTGGGCACACGACTCGTCTGA atATGCCATCAGAGAAAGCAACAGCATCGTCAAAATCTTCAAAAATttcaaagaaaagaaatccTTCAAGCCTGACTTTGGAGCTGAAG GGATCTATGGAGGTTTCTTGCTTGGGGTGAGGTCAGTGAACGGCCTGGCATTTTATGACTGGGAGAACACAGAGATGGTCCGCCGCATCGAGATCCAGCCCAAACAC ATCTTCTGGTCAGACTCTGGTGAACTGGTCTGCATCGCCACAGAGGAGTCTTTCTTCATTCTGCGTTATATGTCAGAGAAAGTAGCTGCTTCTCAAGAGAACAATGAAGGAGTGACCGAGGATGGTATTGAAGATGCCTTCGAG GTCCAGGGAGAGATCCAGGAGATTGTGAAGACTGGGCTCTGGGTAGGAGACTGTTTCATCTACACCAGCTCTGTGAACAGACTCAACTACTATGTAGGAGGAGAGATCGTCACTATTGCTCACCTGGACAG AACCATGTACCTGCTGGGTTACATACCAAAAGATGACCGTCTATATTTGGGAGACAAGGAGCTCAACATTGTCAGCTACTCCCTGCTGGTCTCCGTCCTGGAATATCAGACTGCCGTAATGAGGAGGGACTTTGGGATGGCTGACAAGGTGCTTCCCACAATTCCTAAAGAGCAGCGGACCAGGGTGGCCCACTTCCTGGAGAAACAG GGCTTCAAGCAGCAGGCGCTGGCTGTGTCCACAGACCCAGAACACAGGTTTGAGCTGGCGTTGCAGCTGGGAGAGTTGAAGATCGCCTACCAACTGGCTGTGGAGGCAGAG tcggagcagaagtggaagcaGTTAGCGGAGCTGGCTATCAGCAAGTGCCAATTCGGCCTGGCCCAGGAGTGCCTGCACCACGCCCAGGATTACGGCGGCCTGCTCCTCCTCGCCACAGCCTCCGGTAACGCCACGATGGTGGGCAAGCTGGCCGAGGGGGCAGAGAAGGACGGCAAGAACAACGTGGCCTTCATGACCTACTTCCTGCAGGGGAA TCTGGATCAGTGTTTGGAGCTTCTGATCAGGACGAACCGACTGCCTGAAGCTGCCTTCCTGGCTCGCACCTACCTGCCCAGTCAGGTGTCCCGCGTGGTTAAATTGTGGAGGGAAAACCTGGCTAAGGTCAACCAGAAG GCGGCGGAGTCCCTAGCAGACCCCACAGAGTACGAGAATCTGTTCCCCGGGCTGAAAGAAGCCTTTGCAGCGGAGCATTATCTCCGAGAGTCCTGCTTGGGCACCACTAGGCCTGCAAAAGAATATCCTCTCGTCACG ctCAACGAAGACAGGAATATTCTTGAGGAGGCTCAGGGATACGAGCCCAAAGGAACCTTCATTCCTAACGTCCCCAAG ACGCAGGCTAGCGAGGAGTCGGTGGCAGCAGCTCCCGTCgctgcagcagtagtagcagtagcagctgtGACGTCTTCACAGCCTGAACCTGCTGCTCCTACAGCAGTggtcaaagaagaagaagaagaagaggaggaggaggatgaagaagaagaagaagaagaggaggaggaagaggaggaggaggaagtcc
- the LOC141776264 gene encoding uncharacterized protein LOC141776264 isoform X2 has translation MQQQISRMISQVSLLRALCYVLLMPGLLEAMSLMNIKNPGGNQVNIDPARAHDFLTNSRPKRNIDSKWYRGAPDFQSYYRYYNSIGHVEGIYEIDRIRMLYQQMRHLELTYGPDASHYQSVMGVLTSTAAPTTTTQPPPPPTTAAPTPDPLENAQRVYLCNPKDPLCKPQIVYLPTGAVAVLCDPRVNPACRPKTEEEIKAAALPQPPPAPPAPKKSVPPPPPPPPAVSAKAMEYDCDPYWDPDCLVDHPPRPDQETSAPEAPAEEKVEEEEVAKAEEIVPEAPADEKTPYFDPYDFKRDLYDPFRYANAAPEP, from the exons ATGCAACAACAG ATATCAAGGATGATTTCCCAGGTGTCCCTGTTGAGGGCGCTATGCTATGTGCTGCTAATGCCAG GTTTGTTAGAAGCAATGTCTCTGATGAACATAAAGAATCCTGGAG GGAATCAGGTTAACATTGATCCTGCTCGGGCACATGATTTCTTGACTAATTCTCGACCTAAGAGGAACATTGACTCAAAGTGGTACCGAGGCGCTCCCGATTTCCAGTCATACTACCGCTACTATAACAGTATTGGACACGTTGAAGGA ATCTACGAGATCGACAGGATCAGGATGTTGTATCAGCAGATGCGTCACTTGGAGTTGACCTATGGCCCAGATGCCTCCCATTACCAAAGTGTGATGGGTGTGTTGACTAGCACCGCAGCACCAACTACTACCACTCAGCCCCCTCCACCGCCAACCACCGCCGCTCCTACACCAGACCCTCTGGAGAACGCTCAGAGGGTCTATCTGTGTAACCCCAAAGACCCACTGTGCAAACCTCAGATCGTCTACCTGCCAACAGGGGCTGTTGCAGTACTGTGTGACCCACGAGTCAACCCTGCCTGCAGGCCCAAAACAGAGGAGGAGATAAAAGCTGCTGCTCTTCCCCAACCACCCccagctcctcctgctcccAAAAAGTCtgtcccacctccacctccccctcctcctgctgTCTCTGCTAAAGCTATGGAGTACGACTGTGATCCGTACTGGGACCCTGACTGCCTCGTCGATCACCCTCCCCGCCCCGACCAGGAAACATCCGCACCAGAGGCACCCGCTGAAGAGaaagtggaggaagaggaagtagcAAAAGCTGAGGAAATTGTCCCTGAAGCACCAGCTGACGAGAAAACTCCTTACTTTGACCCTTATGATTTCAAACGTGACCTTTATGACCCCTTTCGTTATGCCAATGCAGCTCCCGAACCATAG
- the LOC141776264 gene encoding uncharacterized protein LOC141776264 isoform X1, whose translation MLQLQISRMISQVSLLRALCYVLLMPGLLEAMSLMNIKNPGGNQVNIDPARAHDFLTNSRPKRNIDSKWYRGAPDFQSYYRYYNSIGHVEGIYEIDRIRMLYQQMRHLELTYGPDASHYQSVMGVLTSTAAPTTTTQPPPPPTTAAPTPDPLENAQRVYLCNPKDPLCKPQIVYLPTGAVAVLCDPRVNPACRPKTEEEIKAAALPQPPPAPPAPKKSVPPPPPPPPAVSAKAMEYDCDPYWDPDCLVDHPPRPDQETSAPEAPAEEKVEEEEVAKAEEIVPEAPADEKTPYFDPYDFKRDLYDPFRYANAAPEP comes from the exons ATGTTGCAATTGCAGATATCAAGGATGATTTCCCAGGTGTCCCTGTTGAGGGCGCTATGCTATGTGCTGCTAATGCCAG GTTTGTTAGAAGCAATGTCTCTGATGAACATAAAGAATCCTGGAG GGAATCAGGTTAACATTGATCCTGCTCGGGCACATGATTTCTTGACTAATTCTCGACCTAAGAGGAACATTGACTCAAAGTGGTACCGAGGCGCTCCCGATTTCCAGTCATACTACCGCTACTATAACAGTATTGGACACGTTGAAGGA ATCTACGAGATCGACAGGATCAGGATGTTGTATCAGCAGATGCGTCACTTGGAGTTGACCTATGGCCCAGATGCCTCCCATTACCAAAGTGTGATGGGTGTGTTGACTAGCACCGCAGCACCAACTACTACCACTCAGCCCCCTCCACCGCCAACCACCGCCGCTCCTACACCAGACCCTCTGGAGAACGCTCAGAGGGTCTATCTGTGTAACCCCAAAGACCCACTGTGCAAACCTCAGATCGTCTACCTGCCAACAGGGGCTGTTGCAGTACTGTGTGACCCACGAGTCAACCCTGCCTGCAGGCCCAAAACAGAGGAGGAGATAAAAGCTGCTGCTCTTCCCCAACCACCCccagctcctcctgctcccAAAAAGTCtgtcccacctccacctccccctcctcctgctgTCTCTGCTAAAGCTATGGAGTACGACTGTGATCCGTACTGGGACCCTGACTGCCTCGTCGATCACCCTCCCCGCCCCGACCAGGAAACATCCGCACCAGAGGCACCCGCTGAAGAGaaagtggaggaagaggaagtagcAAAAGCTGAGGAAATTGTCCCTGAAGCACCAGCTGACGAGAAAACTCCTTACTTTGACCCTTATGATTTCAAACGTGACCTTTATGACCCCTTTCGTTATGCCAATGCAGCTCCCGAACCATAG
- the pcyt1aa gene encoding choline-phosphate cytidylyltransferase A → MEAQSSSGLLLSRKRRREGSNRETEEGERLGKIPRCTVGLKHPAPFADELVPADGKPYERVTMEEAKRGTKLERPVRVYADGIFDVFHSGHARALMQAKCLFPNTHLIVGVCSDDLTHKYKGFTVMNEDERYDAIRHCRYVDEVVRNAPWTLSPEFLKKHRIDFVAHDDIPYSSAGSDDVYKHIKEAGMFAPTQRTEGISTSDIITRIVRDYDVYVRRNLQRGYTAKELNVSFINEKKYHLQERVDKVKRKVRDVEEKSKEFVQKVEEKSIDLIQKWEEKSREFIGNFLQMFGPEGALKHMLKEGKGRMLQAISPRQSPDSSPTREERSPSPPFRLPFFNKTSPPPSPPPHHSGARGYLISEDDDEDDEN, encoded by the exons ATGGAGGCCCAAAGCTCCAGCGGGCTGCTGCTGTccagaaagaggagaagagagggctCCAATCGGGAGACcgaggagggagagaggcttGGGAAAATCCCCAGATGTACTGTG GGTTTAAAGCACCCTGCACCTTTCGCAGATGAGCTGGTGCCAGCTGATGGTAAACCCTATGAGAGAGTCACCATGGAAGAGGCAAAGAGGGGAACAAAAC TTGAAAGACCGGTGCGGGTGTATGCAGATGGCATCTTTGATGTTTTCCACTCAGGTCACGCCAGAGCGCTCATGCAGGCTAAGTGCCTCTTCCCAAATACACACCTCATCGTAGGAG TGTGCAGTGATGACCTGACCCACAAATACAAGGGCTTCACAGTGATGAACGAGGACGAGCGATACGATGCCATCAGACATTGCCGCTACGTGGATGAAGTAGTGCGAAACGCTCCCTGGACGTTATCGCCAGAGTTCCTCAAAAAACATCGC ATTGACTTTGTGGCCCACGACGACATCCCATACTCCTCAGCTGGCAGTGATGACGTGTACAAGCACATCAAGGAAGCTG GTATGTTCGCTCCCACCCAGCGGACAGAGGGTATCTCCACCTCCGACATCATCACACGCATAGTCCGTGACTACGACGTGTACGTCAGACGCAACCTGCAGAGAGGATACACGGCGAAGGAACTCAACGTCAGCTTCATTAAC GAGAAGAAGTACCACTTGCAGGAGCGCGTGGACAAGGTGAAGCGGAAGGTACGTGACGTGGAGGAGAAGAGCAAAGAGTTCGTCCAGAAGGTGGAGGAGAAGAGCATCGACCTCATCCAGAAATGGGAGGAGAAATCCAGGGAGTTCATCGGCAACTTCCTGCAGATGTTTGGTCCTGAGGGAGCTCTG AAGCACATGCTGAAGGAAGGGAAGGGCCGCATGCTTCAGGCCATCAGCCCAAGGCAGAGCCCCGACAGCAGTCCCACCCGCGAGGAGCGCTCCCCCTCTCCCCCTTTCCGCCTCCCCTTCTTCAACAAGACCTCCCCGcctccctcacctcctcccCACCACAGCGGAGCCCGCGGATACCTCATCAGCGAGGATGACGACGAAGACGACGAAAACTAG